From Frateuria aurantia DSM 6220, one genomic window encodes:
- a CDS encoding lactonase family protein, protein MELMRLNLLIGLAMAGTLSALPGISMANDTTTPLLVGSYTGASSKGIYVYDFDTRSGKISPVPSQIVPASNPSWLTFSSNRHYLYAVNENGDGPGQIEISGRVTSFSVDPQNGHLTQLNQVQSLGSEPTYSSLSIDGRYLFVANYSVSSDPGGTLAVIPVKADGQLEPVVQMKTHRASHVNMDRQLSPHVHSAIMSPDGQFVFAQDLGADRIYVYQYDPQAHPDAPLRAYAAQPEVRLPPGSGPRHLVFSADGKHAYLTLEMVGKVMSFDYANGMLTRKQEIPLADEDFKGKNGGGALHLSPDDRFLIVTNRGTDNEFIVYAVDPDSGALSFKSRRSVEGVEPREFTFDPSGHFLLVANQKSNAIVVFAVNLKTGVIGKQIQSLPFSQPSDLKFLSR, encoded by the coding sequence ATGGAACTTATGCGACTGAATCTGCTTATCGGGCTGGCCATGGCCGGCACCCTCTCCGCTCTGCCCGGAATATCCATGGCCAACGACACGACCACGCCACTGCTGGTAGGCAGCTATACCGGCGCCAGCAGCAAGGGTATCTATGTCTACGACTTTGATACCCGCAGCGGCAAGATCAGCCCGGTGCCGAGCCAGATCGTGCCGGCCAGCAATCCGTCATGGCTGACCTTCTCCAGCAATCGTCATTACCTGTATGCCGTGAATGAAAATGGCGACGGCCCGGGCCAGATCGAGATCTCGGGCCGGGTCACCTCGTTCTCGGTCGATCCGCAGAATGGCCACCTGACCCAGCTCAACCAGGTCCAATCGCTGGGCTCCGAACCGACCTATTCGTCACTCAGCATCGACGGGCGCTATCTTTTTGTCGCCAATTATTCGGTATCTTCCGACCCTGGCGGCACCCTCGCCGTTATTCCGGTCAAGGCCGATGGGCAGCTGGAGCCGGTGGTGCAAATGAAGACCCACCGGGCCAGCCATGTCAACATGGATCGTCAGCTGTCGCCCCATGTCCATTCCGCGATCATGTCGCCAGATGGGCAGTTCGTCTTTGCGCAGGACCTGGGCGCCGATCGCATCTATGTCTACCAGTACGACCCGCAAGCGCATCCGGACGCACCGCTGCGTGCCTACGCCGCCCAGCCGGAAGTGCGTCTGCCACCCGGTTCCGGTCCGCGCCACCTGGTCTTCTCTGCTGATGGCAAGCATGCCTACCTGACCCTGGAGATGGTGGGCAAGGTGATGAGCTTCGACTATGCCAACGGTATGTTGACCCGCAAGCAGGAAATCCCGCTGGCTGACGAGGACTTCAAAGGCAAGAATGGCGGCGGAGCGCTGCACCTGAGCCCGGATGACCGTTTTCTCATCGTGACCAATCGCGGTACCGACAATGAATTCATCGTCTATGCCGTGGATCCTGACTCGGGGGCGCTGAGCTTCAAATCCCGTCGCTCGGTCGAAGGTGTCGAGCCGCGCGAATTCACCTTCGATCCCAGTGGACACTTCTTGCTGGTCGCCAACCAGAAAAGCAATGCGATTGTCGTCTTTGCGGTCAATCTCAAGACCGGAGTCATCGGCAAGCAGATCCAGTCGCTGCCGTTCAGCCAGCCCTCGGATCTGAAGTTCCTGAGCCGATAA
- a CDS encoding gluconate 2-dehydrogenase subunit 3 family protein, with product MSLVDPPGSRRHFLRSSLSLLPVVTLGGCSVAASPSGIEPGAGKASAGHDQKYHPRFFSDAEWAFIHAATSRLIPADQLGAGALEAGVPEFIDRQMLTPYASGALWYMHGPFHADAPATMGYQLKLVPQQVYRLGISAAETAIKQTTGKTFAELDESDQIAWLKKLEAGEVVFEQVPAKTFFALLLQNTREGFFCDPIHGGNKDMVGWTLVGFPGARADFMDWVERNEAYPFPPVSIDGARG from the coding sequence ATGTCACTCGTCGATCCGCCGGGCAGCCGGCGTCACTTCCTGCGCAGTTCCTTGAGCCTGCTGCCTGTCGTGACGCTGGGTGGCTGCTCCGTCGCTGCATCGCCCTCCGGCATTGAGCCCGGCGCGGGCAAGGCCTCGGCCGGCCATGATCAGAAGTATCACCCACGTTTCTTCAGCGATGCCGAGTGGGCGTTCATTCATGCGGCCACCAGCCGGCTGATTCCTGCCGACCAGCTGGGAGCCGGGGCGCTGGAGGCCGGTGTCCCGGAATTCATCGATCGGCAGATGCTGACGCCTTATGCCTCCGGCGCTTTGTGGTACATGCACGGTCCCTTTCATGCCGATGCCCCGGCGACGATGGGCTACCAGCTGAAACTGGTGCCCCAGCAGGTCTACCGTCTGGGAATCTCGGCGGCAGAGACGGCCATCAAGCAGACGACCGGCAAAACATTCGCTGAACTGGACGAGTCCGACCAGATTGCCTGGCTGAAGAAGCTGGAAGCCGGCGAGGTGGTTTTCGAGCAGGTACCGGCCAAGACGTTTTTTGCGCTGCTGCTGCAGAACACTCGCGAGGGGTTTTTCTGCGACCCTATCCATGGAGGCAACAAGGACATGGTGGGCTGGACACTGGTGGGGTTTCCTGGCGCACGAGCGGATTTCATGGACTGGGTCGAGCGCAACGAGGCTTACCCGTTTCCGCCGGTGTCAATTGATGGTGCAAGGGGCTGA
- a CDS encoding GMC family oxidoreductase, giving the protein MATVLKKVDAVIVGFGWTGAIMAKELTEAGLNVVALERGAMRDTSPDGAYPQVVDELTYSIRKKLYQDLSRSTVTIRHTSADTAMPYRQLGAFLPGDGVGGAGLHWSGVHFRVDPVELRLRSHYEERYGRKFIPADMTIQDFGVSYEELEPYYDFAEKVFGTSGQAWTVNGKIVGAGKGGNPLAPDRSSPFPLESQKNTWSAQLFGKAASELGYHPYNMPSANTSGPYTNPYGAQMGPCNFCGYCSGYVCYMYSKASPNVNILPALRQQPNFELRTHAHVLKVNLAADKKMATGVTYVDAQGREMIQPADIVVVSAFQFHNVHLMLLSGIGRPYDPKTGEGVIGKNFAYQNMATVKAFFDKDQHTNPFIGAGGNGIAIDDFNADQFDHGPLGFVGGSPMWVNQAGNRPIGAMSVPPGTPAWGSAWKQAAADYFTHQVSMDAHGAHQSYRQNYLDLDPTYRDAFGQPLLRMTFDWQENDIKMTRFMAAKLEEIARRMGPKAVSVAVKNFGDHFDAASYQTTHLNGGVIMGSDPKSSALNRYLQSWDVPNVFVPGASAFPQGLGYNPTGTVAALAYWAARAIREKYLKNPGAMVQA; this is encoded by the coding sequence ATGGCAACCGTATTGAAGAAAGTGGACGCCGTGATTGTCGGTTTTGGCTGGACCGGCGCCATCATGGCCAAGGAACTGACCGAGGCCGGTCTGAACGTGGTAGCGCTGGAACGCGGCGCGATGCGCGATACCAGCCCGGATGGCGCTTATCCCCAGGTGGTGGATGAGCTGACTTACAGCATCCGCAAAAAGCTGTATCAGGATCTGTCTCGCAGCACGGTCACAATCCGGCACACGTCGGCCGATACAGCCATGCCGTACCGGCAGCTGGGGGCCTTTCTGCCGGGTGACGGTGTCGGAGGCGCCGGCCTGCACTGGTCCGGGGTACATTTTCGGGTCGATCCGGTCGAGCTGCGTCTGCGCAGCCATTATGAGGAGCGCTACGGCAGGAAATTCATCCCCGCCGATATGACGATCCAGGATTTCGGTGTCAGCTATGAAGAGCTGGAGCCGTATTACGACTTTGCCGAAAAGGTATTCGGCACCTCGGGCCAGGCCTGGACGGTGAACGGCAAGATCGTCGGTGCCGGCAAGGGCGGCAATCCGCTGGCGCCCGACCGTTCCAGTCCCTTTCCTCTGGAATCGCAGAAGAACACCTGGTCGGCGCAGCTGTTCGGCAAGGCCGCCAGCGAGCTGGGCTATCATCCCTACAACATGCCTTCGGCCAATACGTCCGGGCCATATACCAATCCCTATGGCGCGCAGATGGGGCCCTGCAATTTCTGTGGTTACTGCAGCGGCTACGTCTGCTACATGTACTCCAAGGCCTCGCCGAACGTGAACATCCTGCCGGCGCTGCGGCAGCAGCCGAACTTCGAGCTCAGGACGCATGCGCACGTGCTGAAGGTCAATCTGGCGGCCGACAAGAAAATGGCCACCGGCGTGACCTATGTCGATGCGCAAGGGCGGGAGATGATCCAGCCGGCCGATATCGTGGTGGTCAGTGCCTTCCAGTTCCACAACGTACATCTGATGCTGCTGTCGGGCATCGGCCGGCCTTATGATCCGAAAACCGGCGAGGGCGTCATCGGCAAGAACTTCGCCTACCAGAACATGGCCACGGTGAAGGCCTTCTTCGACAAGGATCAGCATACCAATCCGTTTATCGGTGCCGGCGGCAACGGTATTGCGATTGATGATTTCAACGCCGATCAGTTCGATCATGGTCCGCTGGGTTTTGTCGGCGGTTCGCCGATGTGGGTGAATCAGGCCGGCAACCGTCCGATCGGCGCGATGTCGGTGCCGCCAGGCACTCCGGCCTGGGGCAGTGCCTGGAAGCAGGCTGCTGCCGATTACTTCACTCACCAGGTATCGATGGATGCCCATGGCGCGCACCAGTCCTACCGCCAGAATTATCTGGATCTGGATCCCACTTACCGGGATGCCTTCGGTCAGCCTCTGTTGCGGATGACCTTCGACTGGCAGGAAAACGATATCAAGATGACTCGCTTCATGGCGGCCAAACTCGAGGAAATCGCCAGGCGGATGGGCCCCAAGGCGGTATCGGTGGCGGTCAAGAATTTCGGCGATCATTTCGATGCTGCCAGTTACCAGACCACCCATCTCAATGGTGGCGTGATCATGGGATCCGACCCGAAATCCAGTGCACTCAACCGTTATCTGCAGAGCTGGGATGTGCCGAATGTGTTTGTCCCGGGCGCATCGGCCTTTCCGCAGGGCCTGGGCTACAACCCGACCGGCACGGTGGCGGCGCTTGCCTATTGGGCGGCACGGGCCATTCGCGAGAAGTATCTGAAGAACCCCGGGGCCATGGTGCAGGCATGA